CCCATTCATAACCTACACTGCGGAAAAAGTAAAACAGATTTATGGAAATGTAGATCCTAAGGAACTTAAGAGAGCCATAATCTATTTCTACTCAAAGAACTTCATAGGCATAGACATAGATTTATGGAAATGAACTAAGTAAGGTATGGAGATATTACCAAAAAGCTTGGAAAACTTCATTGAGATTCTTAGTGAAATATCGGGAATAGGTCCAAAAACTGCAGAGAGAGTAGCATTTCACATTGTAACCGCAAAAAACGACTTTATTACAAGACTTATAGAATCACTAAGTAAGATAAAGGAAGAAATAAGGATCTGTTCGGAATGTGGTATAATTTCCGATTCTGACCCTTGCAAGATCTGCTCTTCACCAAATAGGGACAAGACAATTATCTGCGTTGTTGAAAAATCTAGTGATGTCCTAGCGATAGAAAAAACCAACGAATTTAATGGCATCTACCATGTTTTAGGGGGTGTTATTGCACCACTTGAGGGAATAGGTCCTGACGACATATCTATAGATAAACTACTCCGTAGGATAAAGGAAAAGAATATCAAAGAGGTGTTTTTTGCGCTTGATCCTGACGCTGAAGGAGAAACTACAACCTCTTTTATAGTAACGTTAATAAGAAAGGCTAATATCAACGTTACAACAACCTCAATAGCCAAGGGAGTGCCCTTAGGTGGTAACATTGAGTATTCAGATCTTCTTACTCTGTCAAAAGCGATAAAAGGAAGAAGTAGAATAGAGTGATAAAAAGAGTTATTACTCTATAGAGAGATACTTTATCTTTGAGAACACTTCCTTCTTAACCTCTAATCCTGGTTCGTTCTCTGTCCATCTCCTTCCGGCCACAAACAGATATCTCACTTGCTCGGACACATCCAAAACTGGAAACAAGATTATTTCAAAAAGATCGTCAACTATCCTACCACCTAGTTCATATAACTCTTTTATATCCCCTTTAATAGAAACAGCCTTTCCCTTTGAGAGAAACTTATCCCACACCTTATCGGTAAAGTAAACAACAAATTGATTTGTCTCAAATCCAACAGATGAGATCTGCACAAAGCCATCCTCAGCCCTCCTCATAAACATAACCTTTTTAACACCTAACTTTTGGAGAAGATATTCAAAAACTTCGTTTACTGTTGCCACATTCCTCTCTGCTAATCCCCCCACAAATGGAACAATGTCCGTCTCTATCTCCTCGTATCTATACCTCTCTTCAATATGTTCTTTTTTCTCTAAAGGAATAACAGAAGTTTCCTTGGTGTATTGATCCTGAGGGTAAAGGTCCACATAACTTTCCATCAAGCCTGACTCCATCCCTGACAGAACTTCCTCTCTTATCTCCTCCATAACCTCTACTTTCTTGTCGCTAAGTATACTCACTATAAACCATATTGTGATAAGGAGAGTAAAGGCAAGTGAGAGAATAATTACAATCACCTTCAAAGGATCTAACCCTACGTTAGGCTTGAAAAAGAGCAAAGTTAACCCATATTCCTTAACTTCTTCAGATACAATAGCCTTTTTTGCAAACTCAGTACTTCCTGTTACTTTTCCTATAACTTTATCCGGAAAATTTACTAATACTAGATCTTGAACAAACTTCAAACTTTTTGTATCCAAATTTGGCTGTTTGAACAAATCTTTATACCACCCTACCGCTACATATCCCTTTTCCACTCCCCTCTGGTCATAAATCTTAAAAATTGAGTAAAGCACATCAAAACTTCCGAAAAATACAAAATCTCTTTTGTCAAAATACCTTCTCACAACCGGAAACTCCTTAAACTCTGTCTCAAAATACTCTGACGATACAAGAAAGTTACCATCAGCAGTGAGTAAGACAACCTTGTAAACATGGGCTATACTACTTCTCAACCTGGAAAGATAACCTATATACTCTCTCTTATTGCCTCCTATCTCAGCCTGGAGAAATATGAGCTTTATATTAGGGTCCTTTGAAACCGCTTCAGTTATTGACTTACACTTTGCTAGTGTCTTATTAAAGCTTTTAAGCACTTCCTTAGAAGCAATCCTCAACCTGGACTCAAGCCTCTTCTCAAAAACACCGCTATCTGTAAGTGCCATATAAACAATAGCTGAAGAAACAACATAAGATATAATCAAAAGCACTACTTTAGGAGTAACTCCTTTTACCATTTTTACCTCTAAAGTATTATACAACCCTAGATAAACATTTTTCCACTATTCTGACCGACCATATATGTCCAAAAACCTAACAATGTCATCCTCACTTATATACTCACCTATCTGTATCTCAATAATTTCTAGAGGCACCTTACCAGGATTTTCAAGCCTGTGTTTTGCTGTCTTTGGTATGAACGTGCTTTCATTCTCTCTCAAGAATATAACCTTATCCTCTACCGTAACCTTAGCAGTTCCCTTAACCACAACCCAGTGCTCGCTTCTGTGGTAATGGAGTTGTAAACTTAAGCTCTCTCCAGGATTAACTACTATCCTCTTTATTTGGTAGTTAGCACCTCTCTCTATCACAGTATAACTACCCCAAGGTCTATACTCCGTAGTACTGTATTTTACTTCATTTCTGTCCCTGATAAGTTCAAGTAAACTTCTATCGGAGTTTTTGCTACAAACGTAAACAACATCAGGAGTTTCTATAACATTCAAGGAACTTACCCCTTCAATCGCAACAAATCTCTTTGTTGAGATTGCAGTTACATCTCTAGCGTTAGCTATCACAACATCCCCACTGAAGAAATTTCCATTTTGATCCTTGTCTATCAAAATTGACACATCAGAAATATTGTCAATATCCACTACTTCAATATCCCAATTGTAAACCAACACATTCTCCGAAGACTTGGCTATAACTTCTTCAAATGCAACATTATTAAAGCTTTCTTCCTCAATAATACTTTCAATAGATCTAACAAGAGTCTCTTGTATTATTCTTCTAAACGTCCCAAGGTATGAGATATAGACACCAACATTGGAGAGGTTAGAAGCTCTTGAGAACTTGACAAACTTCCTGAAAGCAGAACCTTTAACACCTTCAGTCTCAATTTTGTCTTTAAGATGTTTAGACCTTGAAGAAGCCACACATAATACCTTGCCTGGAGGAAGATTATCTATAAGATGGTATACAGTTTTATGAAACTCCTCAAGAGTTACTCTCCAGACCTGATCCGAATTACAAACTATCACCGTTTCACTATCACTAACCTCTCTTTGAGTTAAAAAGAGTATACCCATTGCAACAGCTTTGAGTGTTCCCTTTGAATCCTTTTCGGGTATGTAATTCACCGGTGATGTTCTAAAAACCTCAATTGACTGGGATTTCACAAAAAATCTAAATTCTTCAGGAGCAATTGCAAAAATATCTTCCGAAGGCACAACCTCCCGCCAGAGTTCTAGAGTCTTCTGAAACAATGACTGACTGAATATCGTCTTACTGAATTGTTTAGGAACATTGTCTCTAGAGATTGGCCATAAGGTTTTACCTTTACCACCGCAGAGAATCAAAACCTTCATAATACGAGAGTATGAAGTATAGTTGAAAACAAATTCAAGATATCCTCCTTCACCTACAACAAACTTAATTTCTACATAAATGAATAAAATCCTATCTCTGATCCTTTGTTTGCTTTCTTACCACTCTTTAGGCAGTATCCACTGACTGTGAAATATTACCTTACACTTAAGTTCCCTAGGTTATTGTTGAAATGGTATCCACCCAGTCCCGATAGGGACTGCGAGAGAAATAGAAGTTTGTGACAAACACTATCTAGAAATAAGGAGAGTAAGGAAACAAAAAGTTAAGGAACTTCAGACTTTACTCAGAGCTTTTAGCTGTAATGGACAAATAAACAGATCTTGCTATATAATTTTACTGAACAGAGGGTGAAAGGGTGTATGAAGAGGAATAACTGGAGAATGCTCTTTGCAGGTATAGGAATACTCCTTGGAGGACTAATCGCAACAGCTTTTGTTGGCCCCAGCTATCACGGAATACCAGCGTTAATTGCTTCCTCATTACTACTTCTGGGAGTAGTGACAATATTCTGGAGTCTTTCTACAGATCTAGGATAAACTATGTTAGTTGAAGTTTTAAAATCTAAAATACACAATGCCACAGTCACCGACACATTTATAGACTACGAGGGAAGCATAGGTATAGATGAAGAAATTATTGAAATTGCAGAGCTCCGGGAGTTTGAGAAAGTACATGTATGGAATATAAACAACGGTGAGAGATTTGAGACTTATGTCATTAAAGAACCAAGAGGTAGTAGAAGGATAACTATAAATGGAGCTGCTGCCAGGCTTGCACACAAGGGAGACAAAATAATAATAGCAAGCTTCTGTTTAACAAGCGAAAAGATAACCCCCAGGATACTCATACTTGATGATAACAACAATCCAAAGGTCAAGTAATATGGTCTCACCTCAAATGCTTCTAAAGCTTAAGGAAGAAGGCAAAAAAGTTTCAATGATCACTTGCTATGATTTCACAACTGCAAAAATTCTATCCATGTCAGACATAGACACGGTTTTAGTTGGAGATTCTCTGGGAATGGTAGTATACGGATACTCTTCAACATTACAGGTTAGTATGAAACAGATGCTTCTTCACACAGAAGCGGTAGCAAGAGGAATAAATGGAACGAAACTCCTAATCTCCGATATGCCATTTCTTTCTTATCAAACTTCAACAAGAGATGCGGTCATCAACGCAGGACTTTTAGTAAAAGCAGGTGCAAATATGGTTAAGGTTGAAGGTGGTAAAAGAGTAATTGACAAGATAAAAGCAATCGTAGATTCTGATATTCCCGTAATGGGTCACCTTGGATTGACTCCTCAAAGCATAAATGTAACAGGTGGTTTCAAACTACAAGCAAAAACTGAAAAAGAAATAGAAAAACTTTACGAAGATGCTTTCTTACTTGAGAAAGAAGGATGCCTAGCAATAGTATTGGAACTAGTGCCAGAGGAAGTTGCAAAAACACTAACAGAGAACCTAAAAATACCAACAATAGGAATAGGAGCTGGAAGATATTGTGACGGGCAGGTACTTGTGATTCACGACATGCTTGGGTTATTTCTAGATCTTTCTCCCAAACACGCAAAAAGGTTTAAAGATCTCTCAAAAGAAATACTTGAAGCTGTAAATAAATTCTCTGAAGAAGTCAAAAACTCAACCTTTCCCCAAGAAAATAATGTATTCTTTCTATCAAAGAAAATTGATCTTGAAAAGATTATCAACAAAACCAAAAATATAGAACACTAACCGCATTACATTAGATGCGGATAGCACCTAAGTAAAACTACTTGTCCTTGTATAACACTAAAGGCTTTCTATATCTATCGTAGCTCCTTATAACCTCTAGGGCCTTCTGCACGTACTCATCGTCAGGATCAAATAATGGCAATCCCGGTAATTCCTTTTTAGCTAAGGCTCTTATTACTCTCCTTTCCAACTTTATTCCAACTGACTCAAGAATTTTTGAAATCTTATTTACATCTTCATCCGTAAGCTCAGTCTTACCCCTCATATAATCCTTTATGTAACCTTCTCTCTCAACTCTCAAAACAAGATCCTCAACTTCCTTTGTAAGCTTAAGAGAGGTAACCTGCACATCTGGCACAATACCTCCTTCATCGGGAGTCTTGCCAGATGGTAAGTAATACCTTGATATCGTAAGTCTTATTCCTGAACCATCCGGAAGCTGTCTAACGGTCTGAACAGACCCTTTACCAAAACTTTTTGTCCCGACTACCACAGCTCTACCAGTATCCTGCAATACACCTGCAAATATCTCTGAAGCTGAGGCAGATCCTTCATTTATCAACACTACTATTGGTAAATCCATAGGCAATATACTCTTTCTACCCGAAGCATAGCTTTTGGAACTACTTCCCTCAATCCTACCCCGAGTCTCCAGCAATAACCCTTCAGGAATGAGTAGATCCAACATCTTCAGCACCTCATCAAGAAGTCCACCAGGATTATACCTAAGGTCAAAAACCACACCCCTGAGTCCAACCTTCTCCTCTTTTAGCTTATTTATAGCGCTAACAAAAGAGTCTAAAGTAGTTCCCGAAAATTGAAGTATCCTAACAAATGCTATACCTTCCTCCTTGGACAACCATCCCCACTTAACAGTGGGTATATTTATTATCTCTCTCACTATCGTCTTATCAAAAGTCTCATCCCCCCTCTTTATCGTAATCGTAACCTTCGTTCCCGGAGTGCCACGCAACAACTTAACCGCTTTCTCAACACTCATACCTTTCGTTGTCTCACCATTTATCGCAATAATGTAATCTCCCGGCCTTATCCCCTCCCTAAAAGCAGGAGTATCCTCAATTGGAGATATAACATAGATATACCCGTCTTTAGAACTTATATGAATCCCTAAACCTCCAAACTTACCACTTGTCTCAACAGTAAGCTCCTTAAAGTCATCTTCACTAAGAAAAGCAGTATGAGGATCCTTCAAACTCTCCAACATACCCTTTATAGCACCATGAAAAAGCGTCTTTGTGTCAACTTTATCAGCATCAACATAGGCACTCTTGATCAGATTGTAAACCGAGTTAAAAATCTCAAGATAGTAGTAGTAATCATCGTCTCTAGAGAAAATCTTAAATATATTTTTATCACCAAAAATCTTTGAATACGAGAAAAACAAAACAATCAGCAAAGATAAAACTAAAATCACAGTGACTATGACCCAAGAGTATTTCTTTACAAACATAACAACCTCTCTCAACATCTACAACAAATAATATAAATAATACCATGCAAGATTACAAGTAAAAACAAAGTATTCCAAAATCGTCAGATAAACTATCCCTCCTTCGTATCTCTTCAACACCACCAAGAGAATTTAGAAAACCACAACTAGCAGTCAGA
The sequence above is a segment of the Brevinematia bacterium genome. Coding sequences within it:
- the recR gene encoding recombination mediator RecR → MEILPKSLENFIEILSEISGIGPKTAERVAFHIVTAKNDFITRLIESLSKIKEEIRICSECGIISDSDPCKICSSPNRDKTIICVVEKSSDVLAIEKTNEFNGIYHVLGGVIAPLEGIGPDDISIDKLLRRIKEKNIKEVFFALDPDAEGETTTSFIVTLIRKANINVTTTSIAKGVPLGGNIEYSDLLTLSKAIKGRSRIE
- a CDS encoding sugar phosphate nucleotidyltransferase, whose translation is MKVLILCGGKGKTLWPISRDNVPKQFSKTIFSQSLFQKTLELWREVVPSEDIFAIAPEEFRFFVKSQSIEVFRTSPVNYIPEKDSKGTLKAVAMGILFLTQREVSDSETVIVCNSDQVWRVTLEEFHKTVYHLIDNLPPGKVLCVASSRSKHLKDKIETEGVKGSAFRKFVKFSRASNLSNVGVYISYLGTFRRIIQETLVRSIESIIEEESFNNVAFEEVIAKSSENVLVYNWDIEVVDIDNISDVSILIDKDQNGNFFSGDVVIANARDVTAISTKRFVAIEGVSSLNVIETPDVVYVCSKNSDRSLLELIRDRNEVKYSTTEYRPWGSYTVIERGANYQIKRIVVNPGESLSLQLHYHRSEHWVVVKGTAKVTVEDKVIFLRENESTFIPKTAKHRLENPGKVPLEIIEIQIGEYISEDDIVRFLDIYGRSE
- the panD gene encoding aspartate 1-decarboxylase, yielding MLVEVLKSKIHNATVTDTFIDYEGSIGIDEEIIEIAELREFEKVHVWNINNGERFETYVIKEPRGSRRITINGAAARLAHKGDKIIIASFCLTSEKITPRILILDDNNNPKVK
- the panB gene encoding 3-methyl-2-oxobutanoate hydroxymethyltransferase, translating into MVSPQMLLKLKEEGKKVSMITCYDFTTAKILSMSDIDTVLVGDSLGMVVYGYSSTLQVSMKQMLLHTEAVARGINGTKLLISDMPFLSYQTSTRDAVINAGLLVKAGANMVKVEGGKRVIDKIKAIVDSDIPVMGHLGLTPQSINVTGGFKLQAKTEKEIEKLYEDAFLLEKEGCLAIVLELVPEEVAKTLTENLKIPTIGIGAGRYCDGQVLVIHDMLGLFLDLSPKHAKRFKDLSKEILEAVNKFSEEVKNSTFPQENNVFFLSKKIDLEKIINKTKNIEH
- a CDS encoding S41 family peptidase, giving the protein MFVKKYSWVIVTVILVLSLLIVLFFSYSKIFGDKNIFKIFSRDDDYYYYLEIFNSVYNLIKSAYVDADKVDTKTLFHGAIKGMLESLKDPHTAFLSEDDFKELTVETSGKFGGLGIHISSKDGYIYVISPIEDTPAFREGIRPGDYIIAINGETTKGMSVEKAVKLLRGTPGTKVTITIKRGDETFDKTIVREIINIPTVKWGWLSKEEGIAFVRILQFSGTTLDSFVSAINKLKEEKVGLRGVVFDLRYNPGGLLDEVLKMLDLLIPEGLLLETRGRIEGSSSKSYASGRKSILPMDLPIVVLINEGSASASEIFAGVLQDTGRAVVVGTKSFGKGSVQTVRQLPDGSGIRLTISRYYLPSGKTPDEGGIVPDVQVTSLKLTKEVEDLVLRVEREGYIKDYMRGKTELTDEDVNKISKILESVGIKLERRVIRALAKKELPGLPLFDPDDEYVQKALEVIRSYDRYRKPLVLYKDK